The Dehalobacter sp. DCM sequence CGACGCCGCCTATGCACTTGCCGTTTATACCGGGAGAAAAATATGTCAGGACGATACCGTCGGCATAAACAAAGCCCTATCGGTCTTTATGAAAGCGATGAATCAGAAAGCAATGGAAACAGGCGCTAATCACTCCAACTTTACTGCACCCGATGGCTACGATGCACAAGGACAATACACGACGGCACAAGACCTTGCCTTTATCGCCAAAGCGTTTTATCAATCGCATGTATTGCGTGAGATCGCCGCCAGCCCAAGTATATCCGACGTCTGGCTGAGTGGTCAAAATGCCGATTTTAATAATACTAATGCCCTTATTGATCCATCCAGTATTTATTATTACCGACACGCCGTTGGGTTAAAGTCGGGAACAAGCAAAGAAGCCGGCTGCTGCCTGGCTTCCGCTGCGATGATTAATAATAACCTCTATATCTGTATCATTATGGGAAGTACGGAAGAAGGACGTTGGACAGACAGTCTGGCTTTATACCATGCTATCGAGGACATAGTTTGAAAATCATTTCCCCTGAATAAGGTCTATCACTTGGCGGCAGGTATCGTACCGATTCTTTCCCACGATATGGGTTGCTTTCGTTGATGTGATCTCCGTACTGCCGATAACATATATTTTTTCTACACAATCGATCACCGTATTGGTCACATTTCTGATACTGCAAACCGGTACTTGCAGATAATCTGCCAAATAACCCGCAGCTCTTTCATCCGGTCCCGGATGGCATACTACAATCGCCTTAAGCATCAAGGCATCCTCTCCATTCGTATTGATGATCCGGACTGGACCTACTGCATTCTTGATTCCCAAAAAAACAGTAGGATTGATATCATTTTGATTGGTCCACGGGACGTTCCTTATCTCAAAATGAAGATGGGGAGCGGTCGTATTTCCTGTATTCCCCATGGTACCGAGATTGAATCCTTCGTTGACAAACGCACCGGCAGTCCCTTTGACCTCAGCTAGATGGGCAAATATCATGTCATACTGAGCATCTATGGTTCGCAGAATGATGTAATTGCCCCACCCATCCGGATCGGCACCATCATTCGGTGCATAAGCTGAACGGATAATGGTACCCGATGTCACCGCATACACTGTTTTCATCGTGGATACGATATCAACTCCGGTGTGATATCCTTTATTATAACGCGCATTCTTCACCCCGTACGGATAGGATACAACAGCTTCTCTAAGAGGTAATATCATCGAAGTCCTCCTCATTTTTATATTATTGCGCTGTAACTCGTCCTAATAGAATTGTATGCATAAATCTTACCTTTAGTGAATCCAATGTCCCTGTTTATCCGAACCCAGCCAGCAATAATAAAAAAATAAACAAAACCAATCAAATCGCTATAGGAAGCGCAATTCGATTGGTTCTTTATGGTTTTCATTTTAAAGCGTTGAAGAGTGCCCTTTTAGCTATTTTGCAGATAAATGCTTCCTTGATTGGTATGCAAGGTAATGATCGGTGTCTTACTTCCGATACTGCCCTCGAGCGTGCTGTTATTGCCTGGCTCCTCCGAGATCAATTTTAATGCCGATGCAAAGCCTCCGGGATCGATGGAACCCATATCCGCTTCTGCTTTAATCAACCCCTGCTGGTCTGATGGAAGCTGAAGTGTTATCGATCCGAAGTCTGCTCGCAGGGTAATATCATTATTTGCTGCGTTATTGGAACGACAGACAACTTCTCCGTTGTTATTTTGGATGTCCAGGCGACCGCTGACATCACTAACGATGGTTTCCCCAAAAGAATTACGAATCGTGACATCACCGTCTATCCTTGATACTTCGACTGCTCCGAAATCGCCCTGTATATCTACATCACCGGTCAAATCATTCAGCGTTATCTTGCCGTACGAATTCTTAACCACAAATCGCATTTGCTTTGGCACTTTTACGACGTAATTGACACTCACTTGGTAACGTTTATTCCCTTGCAAAGCCCCGATGACGCGCGTATTGACCTTTAAGGTATTGCCCTCCGTGATCTCAATCAGATCTTTGGCAAGATCACTATCCGTTTCATCGTTACTTTTAATTGTCATTGCGGCATCAATTTGGATTTTATCCCCTGTTGTTTTTTCTACCAGGATATCTCCCTGGGTATTGGTGATTTCCAGAGTGTCAATATCGACTGCACGATAATCGTAGGAAATGCTGCTGACACTTTCATTGGCATAGAGCCCGTATTCATTTAACAAGACATTGGAAAAATTACTGCCTAAAAAACTATTCGCCGCGTAAACCCCAGAACTGACCAGGATGATCACTATCGTGAGGAAAATACTGAGCCCGTCAAATTTCAACTTAGGCTGTTCTTCTCCGTTAGATTTCGATAATGCCAGATAGGCGAGAACTTCAATGCCGAGGAAGATGAGGATCACCGGCCACCAGCGCATAATGATCCTGGCGCCATTAATACCATTCAATTCACTGAGCAGGAGCAGCAGACCGGTAGCGATCAGCAAGATCCCCATGGATATAGTTCCGACTCGCCATCGTCTCATCACCGGTCACCCCCCTCTGTCATCCTATCGCTCTGCGGGAGACTTTCGCCATAGGCGTTTTCCACAGAACCACCATCAACAATTTCTTTTTTTCTGCTTCCCATCATCAGCCTGACACCTCCGGCTATAAACAGGATCGCGATAATACCCGTCTTGATGAACTCGATGACGCGGCTGTCCAGATAGATTTCGATTTGCGGCATGACGATCTTATTCAGAACCATGAGACAGCCGATGATAATCAGGGCGATACCAAGATATTTGCCGGCTTTCCCTGATAGTTGATTCTCACGAAAAATACTGCCCAGGTAAGTGATACTTTGTTCTTTTTCCGGCTGATTGACTTTATGCATGATATCAAAAATACTATAAAACCAAAGCAGCGGCGCTGCCATCAGCAAAAGGGAAAAACTAAGAAAGTCGCTGAGGTACAAAGTTAGAAAGAAACCTGCCATGAGCTGAAGACCTTTTTCCATTTGGCCGATGTACATATGGCCCGCGCCAGGAACAATAGATAGAGCAAGTGCCAGGATCTTACCGTTCTGGCCTTTCATTTCCGTCTCGATACGCTCTAATATCTGCGTACTGTCTTCGCCCGAGGAGTATCCTTGCACCAGCTTTTGGTTGATTCTGTCGTTCAAGACCAAACTGTCCACCACAGCGGCAAACCAGACAAAAATCAGGATGATAAAGGGTATTCCTTCAAAGAAAATGTGCAGGACAACACTCGTGAAAATACCGCTTAAGAAAATAAATCCCGCCGCAACCAAAAACATCAGTCCCCGCTGGATAAGACCTAAATAGATATGTCCCAGTCCTGGAATAGTGGACAGGATAAACGTTAACAGCTTACTCTTCCTTTTCATAAACTTCTACTCCTTCTTTTCCAGAAAATGTTGAATGAGGGAAGGACGTTTTTCAAGATTC is a genomic window containing:
- a CDS encoding M23 family metallopeptidase, producing MILPLREAVVSYPYGVKNARYNKGYHTGVDIVSTMKTVYAVTSGTIIRSAYAPNDGADPDGWGNYIILRTIDAQYDMIFAHLAEVKGTAGAFVNEGFNLGTMGNTGNTTAPHLHFEIRNVPWTNQNDINPTVFLGIKNAVGPVRIINTNGEDALMLKAIVVCHPGPDERAAGYLADYLQVPVCSIRNVTNTVIDCVEKIYVIGSTEITSTKATHIVGKNRYDTCRQVIDLIQGK
- a CDS encoding LiaI-LiaF-like domain-containing protein, which codes for MRRWRVGTISMGILLIATGLLLLLSELNGINGARIIMRWWPVILIFLGIEVLAYLALSKSNGEEQPKLKFDGLSIFLTIVIILVSSGVYAANSFLGSNFSNVLLNEYGLYANESVSSISYDYRAVDIDTLEITNTQGDILVEKTTGDKIQIDAAMTIKSNDETDSDLAKDLIEITEGNTLKVNTRVIGALQGNKRYQVSVNYVVKVPKQMRFVVKNSYGKITLNDLTGDVDIQGDFGAVEVSRIDGDVTIRNSFGETIVSDVSGRLDIQNNNGEVVCRSNNAANNDITLRADFGSITLQLPSDQQGLIKAEADMGSIDPGGFASALKLISEEPGNNSTLEGSIGSKTPIITLHTNQGSIYLQNS